The following proteins come from a genomic window of Dongia rigui:
- the irrA gene encoding iron response transcriptional regulator IrrA, which produces METQRPFTSILAKLKEAGLRPTRQRLSLAKLLFEGGDRHVSAEDLHAQALASRIQVSLATIYNTLHQFTTAGLLREVVVEPGRSYFDNNVTPHHHFFVEGEGRLMDIPADKVALSQLPEPPKGMKVARVDVIVRLANNS; this is translated from the coding sequence ATGGAAACCCAGCGCCCGTTCACCTCGATCCTGGCCAAGCTGAAGGAAGCCGGCCTGCGGCCGACCCGTCAGCGTCTGTCGCTCGCCAAGCTGCTGTTCGAAGGTGGCGACCGGCATGTGTCTGCCGAGGATCTCCATGCCCAGGCGCTCGCCAGCCGCATCCAGGTGTCGCTGGCCACCATCTACAACACGCTGCACCAGTTCACGACGGCCGGCCTGCTGCGTGAAGTCGTGGTCGAGCCGGGGCGTTCCTATTTCGACAACAACGTGACACCGCATCACCATTTCTTCGTCGAAGGCGAAGGGCGGCTGATGGATATTCCGGCCGACAAAGTAGCCTTGAGCCAACTGCCCGAACCACCCAAGGGCATGAAGGTGGCGCGTGTCGACGTGATCGTGCGGCTTGCGAATAACTCTTAA